The Salvelinus fontinalis isolate EN_2023a chromosome 31, ASM2944872v1, whole genome shotgun sequence genome has a window encoding:
- the LOC129830401 gene encoding transcription cofactor vestigial-like protein 4 isoform X1 has translation MLYTRMDLLNYQFLDKMNNNIGRLHYEAESSLTGESRMPSLPSAMTNMRTGPPPICPSKRKYGEEQVDDRIDCDNDHMSKMSRMFAAQLGRPAGGDNRSDPWSLGHSPVEHITSSSNGLHDNHLYASIPSYGLDQPLALTKNSLDSGLCGAERPAMLGPVDRPQNRPSVITCAPASNRNCYRSHCHKSHSPSPPIDQRKANANTAVDPVIEEHFRRSLGKNYKEPEPVSNSVSITGSVDDHFAKALGKTWLQIKAKGPGGGPHSPEPNS, from the exons CTGAATCTTCTCTGACAGGTGAGTCCAGGATGCCCTCGCTGCCCTCTGCAATGACCAACATGAGGACCGGTCCTCCCCCCATCTGCCCCAGCAAAAGGAAGTATGGCGAGGAGCAAGTGGATGACCGCATTGACTGTGACAATGACCACATGAGCAAAATGAGCAGAATGTTTGCTGCTCAACT GGGACGGCCTGCCGGTGGAGACAACCGCAGCGATCCTTGGAGCCTCGGACACAGCCCTGTAGAGCACATCACTTCCTCCTCCAATGGTCTCCATGACAACCACTTATATGCCTCCATCCCCTCCTATGGCTTGGACCAGCCCCTGGCTCTGACTAAAAACAGCCTGGACTCTGGACTGTGTGGCGCAGAGAGGCCTGCCATGCTCGGCCCTGTGGACAGACCACAG AATCGGCCCTCTGTGATCACCTGTGCTCCTGCAAGCAATCGCAATTGCTACCGGTCTCACTGCCACAAGTCTCACAGCCCTAGCCCACCCATCGATCAGAGGAAGGCCAATG CTAACACTGCGGTCGACCCTGTAATCGAGGAGCACTTCCGCCGCAGCCTGGGGAAGAACTACAAGGAGCCCGAGCCCGTCTCCAACTCTGTGTCCATCACAGGCTCGGTGGACGACCACTTTGCCAAGGCCCTGGGGAAGACCTGGCTCCAGATCAAGGCCAAGGGGCCAGGGGGAGGCCCCCACAGTCCAGAGCCCAACTCCTGA